The following are encoded together in the Janthinobacterium sp. Marseille genome:
- a CDS encoding cobalamin-binding protein, whose amino-acid sequence MNKFFLQALLLSTTLIAGGAAAAITVKDDGGNTVTLNKPAQRIISLAPHATELIFAAGGGDRIVGTVGYSDYPAEALKIPRVGSHQQIDVERIIALKPDLLVVWLHGNSERQLEHVRKLGIPFYFSEPKKLADIPTSIERLGMLMGTEQQASKVAAAERVELARLAAQYRNRPTVRMFYQVWGKPVYTLNGGNIMSDVIHLCGGENIFANLSIPAPVVTTEAVLLENPEVMMTGDRQAEKSGGLEIWKQYKNILAVKNDNMFSVDADLVNRAGPRLIEGAAMVCEKLELARSRRTNKP is encoded by the coding sequence ATGAACAAGTTTTTCTTGCAAGCCCTGCTACTAAGTACAACCCTTATCGCCGGTGGCGCTGCTGCTGCAATCACGGTGAAGGACGATGGTGGCAATACAGTCACGCTGAACAAACCGGCACAGCGCATCATTTCATTGGCGCCGCATGCAACCGAGTTGATTTTTGCTGCCGGTGGCGGCGATCGTATTGTCGGTACCGTCGGCTATAGCGATTATCCGGCGGAAGCCTTGAAGATCCCGCGCGTCGGCAGCCATCAGCAAATTGATGTGGAGCGCATCATCGCGCTCAAACCAGACTTGCTGGTGGTCTGGCTGCACGGCAATTCCGAGCGCCAGCTCGAGCATGTGCGCAAGCTCGGCATTCCCTTTTATTTCAGTGAACCGAAGAAGCTGGCCGATATCCCGACCAGCATAGAACGCCTGGGCATGTTGATGGGCACCGAGCAGCAAGCAAGTAAAGTCGCCGCGGCAGAACGTGTCGAACTGGCGCGACTGGCGGCGCAATACCGCAACCGGCCGACGGTACGCATGTTTTATCAGGTGTGGGGCAAGCCGGTGTACACACTGAACGGCGGCAATATCATGAGTGATGTGATCCACCTGTGCGGTGGTGAAAACATCTTCGCCAATTTGTCGATTCCGGCACCTGTCGTGACGACGGAAGCGGTGTTGCTGGAAAACCCGGAAGTGATGATGACAGGTGACCGCCAGGCGGAGAAATCGGGCGGACTCGAAATCTGGAAACAATATAAAAATATACTCGCGGTCAAAAACGACAATATGTTCTCGGTCGATGCCGACCTGGTGAATCGTGC